A single region of the Ornithorhynchus anatinus isolate Pmale09 chromosome 6, mOrnAna1.pri.v4, whole genome shotgun sequence genome encodes:
- the GPR174 gene encoding probable G-protein coupled receptor 174, translating into MQTGSPATHVSWSPTAGASGGNSTCKENSEFPHFLYAVTYTVILVPGLIGNVLALWVFYGYIRETKRAVIFMINLAVADLMQVLSLPLRIFYYLHRSWPFGPGLCLFCFYLKYVNMYASVYFLVCISVRRFGFLMFPFRFTDAKRQGDVLVSLAGWVVVGLACLPFPLLRLGGVDPSVAGNITGAAAGSGHSPGPHNATCFVDLPTLQHLSLGQALALLGVAELLGFCAPLLAILYCSWKAALSLRQKGPVPQDLGEKKKALKMILTCAAVFLICFAPYHISFPLDFLVKANKIDGCLARRLIQTFHPVALCLASLNSCLDPALYYFTTDEFRRRLSRQDLQESLPLSTRPFSSPRGPSQNGHVQPGAG; encoded by the coding sequence ATGCAGACCGGCTCCCCCGCCACCCACGTCTCCTGGTCGCCCACCGCAGGCGCCTCGGGCGGCAACTCCACGTGCAAGGAGAACTCTGAGTTCCCCCACTTCCTGTATGCCGTGACCTACACGGTGATCCTGGTGCCCGGCCTCATCGGCAACGTGCTGGCGCTCTGGGTCTTCTACGGCTACATCCGCGAGACCAAGCGGGCCGTCATCTTCATGATCAACCTGGCCGTGGCCGACCTCATGCAGGTGCTGTCGCTGCCCCTGCGCATCTTCTACTACCTGCACCGTTCGTGGCCCTTCGGGCCGGGCCTCTGCCTCTTCTGCTTCTACCTCAAGTACGTCAACATGTATGCCAGCGTCTACTTCCTCGTGTGCATCAGCGTGCGCCGCTTCGGCTTCCTCATGTTCCCCTTCCGCTTCACCGACGCCAAGCGCCAGGGCGACGTGCTGGTCAGCCTGGCCGGCTGGGTGGTCGTGGGCCTGGCCTGCCTGCCCTTCCCGCTGCTGCGCCTCGGCGGGGTCGACCCCTCCGTCGCCGGCAACATCACCGGCGCCGCCGCCGGCTCCGGCCACTCCCCTGGCCCCCACAACGCCACCTGCTTCGTTGACCTGCCCACCCTCCAGCACCTCAGCCTGGGCCAGGCGCTGGCCCTGCTGGGTGTGGCAGAGCTCCTGGGCTTCTGCGCCCCGCTGCTGGCTATCCTCTACTGCTCCTGGAAGGCCGCCCTATCCCTGCGCCAGAAAGGCCCCGTCCCGCAAGACCTGGGCGAGAAGAAGAAGGCGCTCAAGATGATCCTCACCTGTGCCGCCGTCTTCCTCATCTGCTTCGCCCCGTACCACATCAGTTTCCCCCTGGACTTCCTGGTCAAGGCCAACAAGATCGACGGCTGCCTGGCCCGGAGGCTGATCCAGACTTTCCACCCCGTGGCCCTGTGCCTGGCCAGCCTCAACTCCTGCCTGGACCCGGCCCTCTACTACTTCACCACGGACGAGTTCCGGAGGCGCCTGTCACGCCAGGACCTGCAGGAGAGCCTGCCCCTGTCCACccgccccttctccagcccccgtGGCCCCTCTCAGAACGGGCACGTCCAGCCCGGCGCCGGGTGA